A window of Sphingobium herbicidovorans contains these coding sequences:
- the gspL gene encoding type II secretion system protein GspL, which produces MSVRDGLIVTLPEQGEPQWMRVADGVVTQSGEGANWLAACGLAALPADMVVMLVPPAALVTLHWAHYPELAPRQGRAAARLAALASGIVPADQLFAAANENDDPAAAHIVAVAARSDMQHWLLWAQHHGLDPDIIVPAPLLLPEPVEGVARGMFGGEVLLRGKDAAFAGELAPILPPDAVIEHVSPDQVETLVIAALQSPPLDMRQGDFAKRVRRTADKRTFGRILLWSALVLAVSLFITLIAVVRQHVAASNLDAQSLELARQVAPNAGDLDLAEAEIERQLAARGAGAYAFTAPVAALLGALQDTPGVSLTALSRDPDGMIRATLAAAKVEEINSILLALQGAGFTITATPSQDPGGRALADITVRS; this is translated from the coding sequence GTGAGTGTGCGGGACGGCCTGATCGTAACCCTGCCTGAACAGGGAGAGCCGCAATGGATGCGTGTGGCCGATGGCGTCGTGACGCAAAGCGGCGAGGGCGCGAACTGGCTTGCGGCTTGCGGACTGGCCGCTCTGCCAGCCGACATGGTGGTGATGCTGGTGCCTCCCGCTGCGCTGGTCACGCTGCACTGGGCGCATTATCCTGAACTTGCGCCGCGTCAGGGGCGGGCGGCGGCGCGGCTGGCGGCGCTGGCGTCCGGCATCGTCCCCGCCGATCAGTTGTTTGCGGCGGCGAACGAGAATGACGACCCCGCGGCCGCTCACATCGTGGCGGTCGCGGCGCGCAGCGACATGCAGCATTGGCTGTTGTGGGCGCAGCATCATGGGCTGGACCCGGACATCATCGTACCCGCGCCGTTGCTGCTGCCCGAACCCGTCGAGGGCGTGGCGAGAGGCATGTTCGGTGGCGAGGTGCTGTTGAGAGGCAAGGATGCTGCTTTTGCCGGCGAACTTGCGCCCATTCTTCCGCCCGATGCGGTGATCGAGCATGTCTCGCCAGATCAGGTGGAGACGCTGGTGATCGCGGCGCTGCAAAGCCCGCCGCTGGACATGCGGCAAGGTGATTTCGCCAAGCGGGTGCGCCGAACAGCCGACAAGCGGACGTTCGGGCGTATCCTGCTGTGGAGCGCGCTTGTCCTGGCGGTGAGCCTGTTCATCACCCTGATCGCGGTGGTGCGGCAGCATGTGGCGGCTTCGAACCTTGATGCGCAAAGCCTTGAGCTGGCGCGGCAGGTGGCGCCGAATGCCGGTGACCTGGACCTGGCGGAAGCGGAGATCGAGCGGCAGCTGGCGGCTCGGGGTGCTGGCGCCTACGCCTTTACCGCGCCCGTCGCGGCATTGCTTGGCGCGCTGCAGGATACGCCGGGGGTGTCATTGACCGCTCTGTCGCGCGACCCTGACGGGATGATCCGCGCGACATTGGCGGCGGCGAAGGTAGAGGAAATCAACAGCATATTGCTGGCGTTGCAGGGAGCGGGCTTCACCATCACGGCGACGCCTTCGCAGGATCCCGGCGGCCGGGCGCTCGCGGACATCACGGTGCGATCATGA
- the gspM gene encoding type II secretion system protein GspM, whose amino-acid sequence MTEALQKYWAERSPREQWMLGVMFAMLAVVIFWLGIMRPLASAQRSTHDALIEATDRNAAMRTKVSLLKTLPRTVNAGPTDSAVDQLVGQSAGEAGLTLERAQAQGTGRIEIAMASVRPVALFSWLAALETQGVRVETMSARPSPTAGSVSVQAVLVQGTGR is encoded by the coding sequence ATGACGGAAGCTTTACAGAAATATTGGGCAGAGCGGTCGCCGCGCGAGCAATGGATGCTGGGCGTGATGTTCGCCATGCTGGCCGTGGTGATATTCTGGCTGGGCATCATGCGGCCGTTGGCGTCGGCGCAGCGGTCAACACATGACGCGTTGATCGAGGCGACGGATCGCAATGCGGCAATGCGGACGAAGGTCAGCCTGCTCAAGACGTTACCCCGGACTGTCAACGCCGGGCCGACGGATTCAGCGGTCGACCAATTGGTAGGCCAAAGCGCGGGTGAGGCCGGATTGACGCTGGAGCGGGCGCAGGCCCAGGGGACAGGGCGGATCGAAATCGCGATGGCATCGGTGCGGCCGGTCGCGCTCTTTTCCTGGCTTGCGGCCTTGGAGACGCAGGGGGTCCGCGTGGAAACGATGAGCGCGCGGCCTTCGCCGACGGCGGGTAGCGTATCGGTGCAGGCGGTGCTGGTGCAGGGAACAGGACGATGA
- the gspN gene encoding type II secretion system protein N: MKSLQLSGRARAVLILLFLFGLIAFMPMRIALGLTGLERVGVSARDVRGSLWSGRIDQLMLGTIPVGAVRAGLSPISLLMGRARIDIWRRRGAADDLSGALTVGFNRIGIDDVTGAVPLGRSFAPLPIGSLVMEDVTAYFSGDRCGHAEGRVRAQLAGQFPGLNLSQGLSGTASCDGDALLLPLVSQSGLEKISLRIWRSGRYVAEMRVETADAGLGAALAKAGFSDAGGAQLLKVEGTL; this comes from the coding sequence ATGAAGTCGCTCCAACTATCGGGCCGTGCGCGCGCCGTGCTGATCCTGCTGTTCCTGTTCGGTTTGATCGCGTTCATGCCGATGCGGATCGCGCTGGGGCTGACGGGCCTGGAGCGTGTCGGCGTATCGGCGCGGGACGTGCGAGGTTCCTTGTGGAGCGGGCGCATCGATCAACTTATGTTGGGCACGATACCGGTGGGAGCGGTGCGAGCGGGGCTTTCCCCCATATCCCTGCTGATGGGCCGCGCGCGTATCGACATCTGGCGGCGGCGGGGGGCTGCCGACGATCTGAGTGGCGCCTTGACGGTAGGGTTCAACCGCATCGGCATTGACGATGTGACCGGCGCGGTGCCGCTGGGGCGCAGTTTTGCGCCGCTGCCGATCGGCAGCCTGGTCATGGAGGATGTGACCGCTTACTTTTCCGGAGACCGTTGCGGCCATGCCGAAGGCCGGGTGCGCGCGCAACTGGCGGGGCAGTTTCCTGGCCTGAACCTGTCGCAGGGCTTGTCGGGCACGGCCAGTTGCGACGGCGACGCCCTGCTGCTGCCGCTGGTCAGCCAATCGGGCCTTGAAAAGATCAGCCTGCGGATCTGGCGGTCGGGACGCTATGTCGCGGAGATGCGGGTTGAGACGGCCGATGCCGGGCTGGGGGCTGCGCTGGCAAAGGCGGGCTTCTCCGATGCGGGTGGCGCACAGTTGCTGAAGGTCGAAGGGACGTTGTGA
- a CDS encoding prepilin peptidase — MIDPLWALLGGMAGAIAGSFLGTLALRWPEGRGVMRGRSACDGCGRTLGIVDLVPILSAALLRGRCRSCGAAIDPLHARVEMGCAIIGAIACGAMPGFAGAGWSLLMWLLLTLAVLDWRHFWLPDALTLPLAFLGLTAGLWVTDPSLPDRLIGAAGGYLILLTVAVLYRTTRGREGLGLGDAKLLGALGAWFGWQALPFILLLGASLGLLGALAGIASGRTVDRSTRLPLGTCLALAALPGWWLSGLIR, encoded by the coding sequence GTGATCGACCCGCTATGGGCCTTGCTGGGCGGTATGGCAGGCGCGATTGCGGGCAGTTTTCTTGGCACGCTGGCGCTGCGGTGGCCAGAAGGGCGCGGCGTGATGCGCGGCCGGTCTGCCTGTGACGGGTGCGGCCGGACATTGGGCATTGTTGATCTGGTCCCGATTTTAAGCGCGGCGCTGTTGCGTGGGCGGTGCCGAAGCTGCGGGGCCGCCATCGATCCGCTGCACGCGCGGGTGGAGATGGGCTGCGCGATCATCGGGGCGATCGCCTGTGGCGCCATGCCCGGATTTGCCGGTGCTGGCTGGTCGCTTTTAATGTGGCTATTGCTGACCCTGGCTGTGCTGGACTGGCGGCATTTCTGGTTGCCTGACGCGTTGACCCTGCCGCTGGCTTTTCTGGGCCTGACGGCTGGCCTTTGGGTGACGGACCCGTCCCTGCCGGATCGGTTGATCGGCGCTGCGGGGGGCTATCTGATCCTCCTGACTGTCGCTGTCCTATATCGGACGACGCGAGGCCGGGAGGGCCTGGGATTGGGTGACGCCAAACTTTTGGGCGCGCTTGGCGCATGGTTCGGCTGGCAAGCCTTGCCCTTCATCCTGCTGCTGGGCGCTAGCCTGGGCCTGCTAGGGGCACTGGCGGGTATTGCGAGCGGGCGAACGGTTGATCGTTCGACACGCCTGCCGCTCGGCACCTGCCTTGCGCTGGCGGCGTTGCCGGGCTGGTGGTTGTCAGGGTTGATCAGATAG
- a CDS encoding mechanosensitive ion channel family protein gives MTEAIEIWLSDMGWNSSMAQLVIAGSLVAFAVIAGEAAARWGGPASRRWMRSDVGTRGALLGKRVPDLLRFATGALILILPLALLPFAEPALMIIAFAFSGALMMTTGYVLRIASLPLWMCIFLAAVAFVLTLAAALGGVGALTTSLDATALHVGRRRISLLNVVNFLLVGAILFAATRIANRIMTHAVGRLSALDLSQRALFQKLGSLAVVVVAILFGVDILGIDLTTLTVFSGALGLAVGFGLQKTFGNLIAGLILLMDKSVKPGDVIAVGDTFGAINKIGVRAVSVITRDGKEHLIPNEQLMTQAVENWSFSNRDVRIHIPVVISYESDLNLAQKLMIQAAKASHRVLPKPEPTVWLLAFGERGLEHDIMVWILDPEQGVGNVQSDILNRLWDLFQTHGIGLPYPQRDIYLHAGPSHQAGSANLRHED, from the coding sequence ATGACCGAAGCTATCGAGATCTGGTTATCCGACATGGGCTGGAACTCCAGCATGGCGCAACTGGTGATCGCCGGATCGCTCGTCGCCTTTGCCGTGATCGCGGGCGAAGCGGCCGCTCGTTGGGGCGGACCGGCATCTCGCCGGTGGATGCGATCCGATGTGGGGACGCGAGGCGCATTGCTGGGCAAGCGCGTCCCGGACCTTCTGCGTTTCGCGACAGGGGCGCTCATCCTCATTCTTCCTCTCGCGCTGCTGCCATTTGCAGAGCCTGCGTTGATGATCATCGCTTTCGCATTCAGCGGCGCGCTCATGATGACCACGGGCTATGTGCTGCGCATCGCCAGCCTGCCTTTGTGGATGTGCATATTTCTCGCAGCAGTAGCTTTCGTCCTGACCCTGGCCGCAGCCCTCGGCGGAGTCGGGGCGCTGACGACGAGCCTTGACGCCACTGCGCTGCATGTTGGCCGCCGGCGGATATCCTTGCTCAACGTCGTCAACTTCCTGCTCGTCGGCGCCATATTGTTTGCCGCGACCAGAATAGCCAACCGCATCATGACACATGCAGTGGGCCGCCTTTCAGCCCTCGATCTTTCACAGCGCGCGCTGTTCCAGAAATTGGGAAGCCTTGCCGTGGTGGTCGTGGCGATCCTGTTTGGCGTCGATATATTGGGGATCGACCTGACGACGCTTACGGTCTTTTCCGGCGCGCTGGGTCTTGCCGTTGGCTTCGGCCTTCAGAAAACCTTTGGCAATCTGATCGCCGGATTGATCCTGCTGATGGACAAGTCGGTCAAGCCGGGAGACGTGATTGCAGTCGGTGATACGTTCGGGGCGATCAACAAGATCGGCGTTCGCGCGGTGTCCGTCATCACGCGCGATGGCAAGGAACATCTGATCCCGAACGAACAACTCATGACCCAGGCCGTGGAAAACTGGTCCTTTTCCAACCGGGACGTCCGCATCCACATTCCCGTCGTCATTTCCTATGAGAGCGACCTGAACCTGGCGCAAAAGCTGATGATTCAGGCAGCCAAGGCATCCCATCGGGTTCTGCCAAAGCCCGAGCCAACAGTATGGCTCCTCGCCTTCGGCGAACGGGGGCTGGAACATGACATCATGGTCTGGATACTCGATCCTGAACAGGGTGTGGGGAATGTGCAGTCCGACATCCTCAACCGGCTGTGGGACCTCTTTCAGACGCATGGCATCGGCCTGCCCTATCCCCAGCGCGACATCTACCTGCATGCTGGCCCATCGCATCAGGCGGGCAGCGCGAACCTCCGCCACGAAGACTGA
- a CDS encoding SLC13 family permease — MTLPQWLSVATLAGMMALFLWGRFRYDVTAVIALLAALLIGVVKPEDAFKGFADDIVIIVGSALVISAAVRRSGAIEIALGFLSGRVKSVRSQLLVLTGSVGVSSALVKNVGALAMLMPAAFQMAKKNGANPSVFLMPMSFASLLGGLMTLVGTSPNIIVSRVREEMTGEPFGMFDYFPTGFGLLLVGLIFLRFGYRLLPRDRRAAPTMGEALNISGYVTEASVSEDSEAIGETIAEFTERHDNQIAVMSLLRGDMQGTVHPNVHLRQDDILILSGEPDALERVIARDRLSLTGEGKAMAEGHEGDEIGVIEAVVTTDSALIGRTAGRLLLRERFGVNLIAISRAGEHLTRKIGQIVLQAGDVIVMQGPVALLPDRLRQLGALPLAAREMQLGKSKRGWLPILVLATAMIATATGVVPVAVAFFAAAGVVVIAGALPVGEAYEAVEWPILIMLAALIPLSESLQTTGASDVIATGLARAATMLPAWGAVALILVAAMAVTPFLNNAATVLVMAPIAAVFANDLGYRPEAFLIATAIGAGCDFLTPIGHQCNTLVFGPGGYRFSDYARLGMPLSLIVVLVGTPLILWTWPLR; from the coding sequence ATGACATTACCCCAATGGCTTTCAGTCGCCACCCTGGCCGGGATGATGGCGCTCTTTCTTTGGGGTCGTTTCCGTTACGATGTGACCGCGGTCATTGCGCTGCTTGCGGCACTGCTCATCGGTGTCGTCAAGCCGGAAGACGCCTTCAAGGGCTTTGCCGACGATATCGTCATTATTGTCGGCTCTGCGCTTGTTATCTCTGCCGCTGTGCGGCGATCGGGGGCCATCGAGATCGCCTTGGGTTTTCTGTCCGGGCGGGTGAAAAGCGTTCGGTCACAGCTTCTCGTGCTGACCGGATCGGTGGGCGTTTCATCCGCGCTGGTCAAGAATGTGGGAGCGTTGGCGATGCTGATGCCCGCCGCTTTCCAGATGGCGAAGAAGAACGGAGCCAATCCATCGGTTTTCCTGATGCCCATGTCCTTCGCATCGCTGTTGGGCGGGTTGATGACCCTTGTTGGCACGTCCCCCAATATCATCGTCAGCCGCGTGCGCGAGGAGATGACCGGCGAGCCATTTGGGATGTTCGACTATTTTCCGACCGGTTTCGGCTTGCTGCTGGTCGGGCTTATTTTCCTGCGCTTTGGATACCGGCTGCTTCCTCGCGACCGTCGCGCGGCGCCGACCATGGGGGAGGCGCTCAACATTTCCGGTTATGTCACGGAAGCGTCCGTGTCGGAAGATTCCGAGGCGATTGGCGAGACGATCGCGGAGTTCACGGAGCGTCATGACAACCAGATCGCGGTGATGAGCCTGCTGCGCGGTGACATGCAGGGCACGGTCCACCCCAACGTCCATCTGCGGCAGGACGATATATTGATCCTCTCCGGTGAGCCTGACGCGCTGGAGCGGGTGATCGCCCGCGACCGCCTTTCGCTCACCGGGGAAGGCAAGGCGATGGCCGAGGGGCATGAGGGAGACGAGATCGGCGTGATAGAGGCGGTGGTCACGACGGATTCCGCGCTGATCGGCCGAACGGCTGGCCGCCTGTTACTTCGCGAGCGTTTTGGCGTGAACCTGATCGCCATATCGCGGGCGGGCGAACATCTTACCCGCAAGATTGGCCAGATCGTGCTTCAGGCGGGCGATGTCATCGTCATGCAAGGGCCGGTCGCCTTGCTGCCTGATCGCCTGCGCCAACTCGGCGCATTGCCGCTAGCGGCGCGGGAAATGCAGCTGGGCAAATCGAAACGTGGATGGCTCCCCATCCTGGTTCTCGCCACCGCCATGATCGCCACGGCGACTGGTGTAGTTCCTGTTGCGGTGGCTTTCTTTGCTGCGGCCGGGGTGGTTGTCATTGCTGGCGCGCTGCCGGTGGGCGAGGCCTATGAGGCTGTGGAGTGGCCGATCCTCATCATGTTGGCCGCGCTGATCCCGCTCAGCGAAAGCCTGCAAACAACAGGTGCATCGGATGTGATCGCAACGGGGCTTGCGCGTGCTGCGACGATGTTGCCGGCCTGGGGTGCTGTCGCGTTGATCCTGGTAGCGGCCATGGCGGTCACGCCGTTCCTCAACAACGCCGCAACCGTTCTGGTAATGGCGCCCATCGCTGCCGTTTTCGCCAATGACCTGGGATACCGCCCGGAAGCCTTCCTGATCGCGACTGCCATCGGAGCGGGTTGCGATTTCCTCACGCCGATAGGGCATCAGTGCAACACGCTGGTATTCGGACCTGGCGGCTATCGTTTCAGCGATTACGCCCGTTTGGGCATGCCGCTGTCCCTGATTGTGGTGCTGGTCGGCACACCGCTCATTTTGTGGACCTGGCCGCTGCGCTGA
- a CDS encoding SapC family protein: MASAPANNLPVFYNDLLPLNSVDHAAYRSRTVETAPFLTKQHAVPLTVDEFVAAQRFVPIIFSAGDEAVPLALMGLNEGVNTFLDDEGKLRGPAYVPAYVRRYPWMLAKLRPDSDELSLCFDPTSEAVGEFDEGQPLFEDSKPSELTQGVLKFCEDFEQAAARTGQFMKDLKELDLLMDGEVAIQVPGNDQPFVYRGFRMVNEEKLRDMRGDQLRKISQNGMLPLIHAHLFSLQLIREVFESQVAQGKGPISVPQAPQSAQA, from the coding sequence ATGGCTAGCGCGCCCGCGAATAATCTTCCTGTCTTCTACAACGACCTGTTGCCGCTCAACAGCGTCGATCATGCGGCCTATCGCAGCCGGACGGTGGAAACCGCGCCCTTCCTCACCAAGCAGCATGCCGTTCCCCTGACCGTCGATGAATTCGTCGCGGCTCAGCGCTTCGTCCCGATCATCTTTTCCGCAGGCGACGAGGCCGTGCCGCTCGCATTGATGGGCCTGAACGAAGGCGTCAACACCTTCCTCGACGATGAAGGCAAGTTGCGCGGGCCCGCCTATGTGCCGGCTTATGTTCGCCGCTACCCCTGGATGCTGGCGAAGCTGCGCCCCGACAGCGACGAACTGTCGCTTTGCTTCGATCCGACCAGCGAAGCGGTCGGCGAATTTGACGAAGGCCAGCCCCTGTTCGAGGACAGCAAGCCCAGTGAACTGACCCAAGGGGTTCTCAAATTCTGCGAAGATTTCGAGCAGGCTGCCGCCCGTACCGGCCAGTTCATGAAAGACCTCAAGGAACTTGACCTGCTGATGGATGGCGAGGTCGCGATTCAGGTTCCTGGCAATGATCAGCCGTTCGTATATCGCGGCTTCCGCATGGTGAACGAGGAAAAGCTGCGCGACATGCGCGGCGACCAACTGCGCAAGATCAGCCAGAACGGCATGCTGCCCCTGATCCATGCCCACCTGTTCTCCCTGCAACTGATACGCGAGGTTTTCGAGTCTCAGGTCGCACAGGGCAAAGGCCCTATTTCTGTCCCGCAGGCGCCCCAGTCGGCCCAGGCCTGA
- a CDS encoding DEAD/DEAH box helicase produces the protein MTFADLGLSDELLKAVNEAGYDTPTPIQAQAIPPVLMMKDIIGIAQTGTGKTASFVLPMIDILAHGRARALMPRSLILEPTRELAAQVAENFEKYGKYHKLNMALLIGGVQMGDQLKALEKGVDVLIATPGRLMDLFQRGKILLNGCSMLVIDEADRMLDMGFIPDIEEICTKLPSQRQTLLFSATMPAPIKKLADRFLTNPKSIEVARPATASINITQRLVKVDSRKKRDALRAMLEAEDVLSAVIFCNRKTTVRDLNKSLQRHGFKSGEIHGDIDQSARIAELERFRAGTVNILVASDVAARGLDIKGVSHVFNFDAPWHPDDYVHRIGRTGRAGAKGVAYTFVTAEDAEAIDNIQKLIGQKIEMINAPVAASPAAVSQESDEEPRRAQAERKPERKPEKRRDDRRREEPRAARQDSARQEQAPRPRRPEPVNDGPDDGWNGPVPEFLSFGFTG, from the coding sequence ATGACTTTTGCCGATCTCGGCCTATCCGATGAATTATTGAAGGCCGTTAATGAGGCCGGATATGACACGCCTACGCCGATTCAGGCGCAGGCTATCCCTCCCGTGTTGATGATGAAGGACATTATCGGCATCGCTCAGACGGGGACGGGCAAGACCGCCAGCTTCGTCCTGCCGATGATCGACATCCTGGCGCATGGCCGCGCTCGCGCGTTGATGCCGCGATCGCTGATCCTGGAACCCACGCGCGAACTGGCTGCGCAGGTTGCCGAGAATTTCGAGAAATACGGTAAATATCACAAGCTCAACATGGCGCTGCTGATTGGTGGCGTGCAGATGGGCGATCAGCTCAAAGCCCTGGAAAAGGGCGTCGATGTGCTGATCGCGACGCCTGGGCGCCTGATGGACCTGTTCCAGCGGGGCAAGATATTGCTGAACGGCTGTTCGATGCTGGTCATCGACGAAGCGGACCGGATGCTCGACATGGGCTTCATCCCGGACATCGAGGAAATCTGCACCAAGCTGCCTTCGCAGCGGCAGACGTTGCTTTTTTCCGCGACGATGCCCGCGCCGATCAAGAAGCTGGCCGATCGCTTTCTCACCAATCCAAAGTCGATCGAGGTGGCCCGGCCCGCCACTGCGTCGATTAACATCACCCAGCGGCTTGTTAAGGTCGATTCGCGCAAGAAGCGCGATGCTCTGCGCGCGATGCTGGAAGCCGAGGATGTGTTGAGCGCGGTGATCTTCTGCAATCGCAAGACGACCGTGCGCGACCTGAACAAGAGCCTTCAGCGCCACGGCTTCAAGTCGGGCGAAATTCACGGGGACATCGACCAGTCGGCGCGTATCGCCGAACTGGAAAGGTTCCGCGCCGGCACGGTCAACATTCTGGTGGCGTCGGACGTGGCTGCCCGTGGGCTGGACATCAAGGGCGTCAGCCATGTGTTCAACTTCGACGCGCCCTGGCATCCCGATGATTACGTCCATCGCATCGGACGCACGGGCCGCGCAGGCGCGAAGGGTGTAGCTTATACCTTCGTCACTGCCGAGGACGCAGAGGCGATCGACAATATCCAGAAGCTGATCGGGCAGAAGATCGAGATGATCAATGCGCCGGTCGCGGCGTCGCCAGCAGCCGTGTCGCAGGAGAGCGACGAGGAACCCCGCCGCGCCCAAGCCGAACGGAAGCCGGAGCGCAAACCCGAAAAGCGGCGCGATGACCGGCGGCGCGAGGAGCCTCGTGCGGCTCGGCAGGATTCTGCACGGCAGGAGCAAGCTCCGCGGCCACGCCGGCCTGAACCGGTGAATGATGGGCCGGATGATGGCTGGAACGGCCCGGTGCCCGAGTTTCTCTCCTTCGGATTTACGGGCTGA
- the radC gene encoding RadC family protein: protein MADRDVAVSHDGAGHRARLRQKLADSGGEALHDHELIEYLLALAIPRRDTKPLAKALLREFGGIGGLMTADWQAIARMPGMGDTSIAAVKIVHATLLRMLRNDVAERPVLASWQALLDYLRADMAYLTVERVRVLHLNSRNMLIRDEHMGDGSIDQAAIYTREVIRRAIDLGSSALILVHNHPSGSPEPSRQDIDITRQIAEAGKRLNIAVHDHIIIGSQGHSSLRAMGLL, encoded by the coding sequence TTGGCGGATAGGGATGTTGCGGTCAGCCATGATGGCGCGGGGCATCGTGCAAGGCTGCGGCAAAAATTGGCGGACAGCGGCGGTGAAGCACTGCACGATCATGAACTGATCGAATATCTGCTTGCTCTCGCCATACCCCGACGAGATACCAAACCGCTGGCCAAGGCGCTGCTGCGTGAGTTTGGCGGCATCGGCGGCCTGATGACGGCGGACTGGCAAGCCATTGCACGCATGCCCGGCATGGGCGACACCAGCATCGCCGCTGTCAAGATCGTCCATGCGACGCTGCTGCGGATGTTGCGTAACGACGTTGCCGAGCGGCCGGTGCTGGCGAGTTGGCAGGCGCTGCTCGATTATCTGCGCGCAGACATGGCTTATCTGACCGTGGAACGCGTCCGGGTATTGCACCTCAACAGCCGCAACATGCTGATCCGGGACGAGCATATGGGCGACGGGTCCATCGATCAGGCCGCCATCTACACACGCGAAGTCATCCGCCGCGCCATCGACCTGGGTTCGTCAGCGCTGATTCTGGTGCATAACCATCCCAGCGGCTCTCCCGAACCCAGCCGCCAGGATATAGATATAACGCGCCAGATCGCCGAAGCGGGCAAGCGTCTCAACATTGCGGTTCATGACCACATCATCATCGGATCACAGGGGCACAGCAGCCTGCGCGCGATGGGACTTCTGTAG